One Methanocaldococcus infernus ME DNA segment encodes these proteins:
- a CDS encoding metal-dependent hydrolase: MITWYGHACFKVDNVLIDPFVPNPLCNLPSDIVMEGVDVIAVTHGHDDHLGNALALGTAYNVPIVAIHEIACYLAERGAKVEGMNIGGSIEINGAKLTMVKADHSCSIAGVATGYVINDRVYHAGDTGVFGDMELIGELYNPKVALLPIGGRYTMGIEEALLAIELIYPEVVIPMHYNTFPLIQADINEFIKGAEALGVEVIIPKIGEPIDL; encoded by the coding sequence ATGATAACTTGGTATGGACATGCTTGCTTTAAGGTTGATAATGTCCTTATAGATCCTTTTGTCCCTAACCCTTTGTGTAACTTACCCTCTGACATAGTTATGGAAGGTGTAGATGTCATAGCTGTAACTCATGGGCATGATGACCACTTAGGAAATGCCTTAGCCTTAGGGACAGCTTACAATGTTCCAATTGTAGCCATCCATGAAATAGCTTGCTACCTTGCTGAGAGAGGGGCTAAGGTTGAAGGGATGAACATAGGAGGGAGTATAGAGATTAATGGAGCTAAGCTAACAATGGTTAAGGCTGACCACTCCTGTAGTATTGCAGGAGTAGCTACAGGATATGTAATAAATGACAGAGTTTACCATGCAGGAGACACTGGGGTCTTTGGAGATATGGAGTTAATTGGAGAACTTTATAATCCTAAAGTTGCTCTCCTACCAATTGGTGGTAGATATACAATGGGCATAGAAGAGGCTTTATTGGCTATAGAGCTAATTTACCCAGAGGTTGTAATTCCAATGCACTATAATACTTTCCCACTAATTCAAGCTGATATTAATGAATTTATAAAAGGAGC